A region from the Leishmania panamensis strain MHOM/PA/94/PSC-1 chromosome 20 sequence genome encodes:
- a CDS encoding hypothetical protein (TriTrypDB/GeneDB-style sysID: LpmP.20.1910) encodes MVTVTTSLQWFSFLSLAILQKPFLPVVKDVIVYVCMSGALLFLVTIVLAYGLADKEMQQHLSKAAQVAVSRGVTTKGNEVLVPFSYEAFVSASVTMSVVSALAVLLCCSFVLEMAWGGMVTCVAPMVALTVNTVKPKCWDIAEDYRGKAPPPVNATA; translated from the coding sequence ATGGTTACCGTAACGACTTCCCTTCAGTGGTTTTCATTCCTTTCCCTAGCCATCTTGCAGAAACCCTTTCTTCCAGTGGTGAAGGATGTGATCGTCTACGTGTGCAtgagcggcgcgctgctATTCCTCGTGACGATTGTGCTGGCCTACGGGCTTGCAGATAaagagatgcagcagcacctgtcaaaggcggcgcaggtggcggtATCACGTGGTGTCACCACAAAGGGTAACGAAGTGCTCGTGCCATTTTCGTACGAGGCGTTTGTGAGCGCCTCCGTGACCATGAGCGTTGTGTCAGCGCTCGCTGttctgctgtgctgcagctttgTGCTTGAAATGGCCTGGGGTGGTATGGTGACCTGCGTGGCGCCTatggtggcgctgacggtgAACACAGTGAAGCCCAAATGCTGGGACATCGCAGAGGATTATCGTGGGAAGGCGCCACCCCCAGTAAACGCGACAGCGTAG
- a CDS encoding hypothetical protein (TriTrypDB/GeneDB-style sysID: LpmP.20.1900) produces MLSRLPLRRFRPFASSLGATHSNSADTSASHVETHPQNTTAASTPVTQSSLARSKPPSKAATAFPASASFLTDYRTERAQSRWNAARHHTRAATSASLPTAASQGTTSTSSASSSSHVVPSAVARPLLQRRMQGKNKVVVLHPEGSQVVTLDLSIQLSEPASNGLPPSSSVTGTTAPSQPKRVSTVVVKSMAREEKEVASKTLDRIRLLFAPPRPSRNNSKRITKEQIFADCPTVRAFCRSSDLARVAEADSSLAAPGAKSAVLPSLSEAAPYTELNPVLPNSVFWKHAQVLCVNETNVRVLYNVPTITSLTSPGIPYVGLPLACADVSLLFASKERVCYEWCVLSEASASSRSPTHGDATFRVVGTAPTFTPTSDLQGKAMMLRVSLDPATGLWTEMRLPGVVRQLPPPVSRWQETVTDVNYPAFRVVTYNILYDDFCTSKNSKAKIYPFASDEVLDLENRKVRIVQELLAYHADLVCLQECGRDVFQGYFLPVMRACGYDGVYCNKSGSVREGCGFLFRESRFHLVESASVPLNFQTLSSMFPDLAGRVGACPELKEALSTVTTIGARVVLRETTSDKEVVVGNTHLFYHANACHVRILQAYMLLHWLHEASLIPPGGDAVASPSSSFADHAPPRRPVVMCGDFNCTHPTGAYRLLTTGQVEANHPSWDKGKLFWWGCARLLGYEAENLGELLDRDAVLPQTRVARKSPTQQQKSPAETAKPTTTKLADVPVEASNETQGQEESARREYEERVITKVFHEALYGPQMHLQDAYQRTDLSLPWTNFTLTFREVIDYIFFSEDSLEVLRTVPIPPEAELAENFALPNKKYPSDHIALVADLAFTT; encoded by the coding sequence ATGCTTTctcggctgccgctgcgtcgcttTCGCCCCTTCGCCTCGTCGCTTGGCGCGACGCATTCCAACTCGGCCGATACTTCCGCCTCACACGTGGAGACGCATCCGCAAAACACTACCGCCGCGAGTACACCAGTCACTCAATCATCCTTGGCGAGAAGCAAGCCGCCCTCCAAGGCTGCTACCGCGTTCCCCGCTTCTGCGTCCTTTCTGACAGATTACCGGACGGAGAGGGCGCAGAGCCGCTGGAACGCAGCGAGGCACCACACTCGGGCCGCCACATCAGCGTCGTTGCCCACCGCTGCATCGCAGGGCACTACCTCCACATCCTCAGCCTCATCGTCATCGCACGTAGTGCCATCCGCTGTGGCTCGCCCACTTTTGCAGCGCAGAATGCAGGGAAAGAACAAAGTGGTGGTGCTCCACCCAGAGGGAAGTCAGGTCGTTACTCTTGACCTGTCTATCCAACTCTCGGAACCAGCGAGCAATGGATTGCCGCCCTCATCATCCGTGACGGGTACTacggcaccgtcgcagcCGAAGCGTGTCTCCACAGTCGTAGTAAAGAGCATGGCTcgggaggaaaaggaggtggCATCCAAAACGCTGGATCGCATCCGTCTGCTCTtcgcaccaccgcggccaAGCAGGAATAACTCGAAACGGATCACGAAGGAGCAAATTTTTGCTGACTGTCCAACTGTGCGCGccttctgccgctcctccgACCTCGCCagggtggcggaggcggacaGTTCCCTGGCTGCTCCAGGGGCGAAGTCAGCTGTCCTCCCGTCATTGAGCGAAGCAGCACCGTACACGGAACTGAACCCAGTACTACCCAACTCTGTCTTTTGGAAGCACGCTCAGGTGCTGTGCGTCAATGAGACCAACGTACGTGTGCTCTACAACGTGCCTACGATCACCTCTCTCACGTCGCCAGGTATACCGTACGTAGGGCTGCCGCTCGCGTGCGCAGAcgtgtcgctgctcttcgcGTCCAAGGAGAGGGTATGCTACGAGTGGTGCGTGCTCTCTGAGGCGTCGGCGAGCTCGCGCAGCCCCACTCACGGAGATGCAACCTTTCGCGTGGTTGGCACCGCGCCAACCTTCACGCCAACCAGCGACCTGCAGGGCAAGGCGATGATGCTGCGGGTTTCTCTGGACCCCGCCACTGGCCTCTGGACGGAGATGCGTCTGCCTGGTGTCGTGCGCCAGCTACCGCCACCGGTGTCACGTTGGCAGGAAACGGTCACGGATGTCAACTACCCGGCTTTCCGCGTTGTCACCTACAACATACTCTACGATGACTTCTGCACATCGAAGAACTCCAAGGCGAAGATATACCCGTTTGCCAGCGATGAGGTTCTCGACCTTGAGAACCGAAAGGTGCGCATCGTGCAGGAGCTCTTAGCCTATCATGCGGATCTGGTCTGCTTGCAGGAGTGCGGTCGAGATGTCTTTCAAGGCTACTTTCTGCCTGTGATGCGCGCGTGCGGGTACGACGGAGTGTACTGCAACAAGTCTGGATCGGTGAGGGAGGGCTGCGGTTTCCTGTTTCGCGAGTCTCGCTTTCATCTCGTTGAATCCGCGTCTGTCCCGCTGAACTTTCAAACTCTTTCCTCCATGTTTCCGGACCTGGCGGGGCGGGTGGGTGCTTGCCCTGAGCTGAAGGAAGCGCTTTCCACAGTGACCACCATTGGGGCGCGAGTGGTGCTTCGAGAAACCACCAGTgacaaggaggtggtggtcggTAATACGCATCTTTTTTACCACGCCAATGCGTGCCACGTTCGTATTCTGCAAGCGTAcatgctgctgcactggCTGCACGAGGCGTCCCTGATTCCGCCTGGCGGGGACGCGGTGGCGTCACCGTCATCCAGTTTTGCCGACCatgcaccgccgcgccgacCTGTTGTCATGTGTGGGGATTTCAACTGCACGCACCCCACCGGCGCGTACCGTCTTCTCACAACGGGTCAGGTGGAGGCCAATCACCCATCGTGGGATAAGGGGAAGCTCTTCTGGTGGGGTTGCGCGCGACTGCTTGGTTACGAAGCCGAGAACCTCGGAGAGCTGCTTGACAGggacgcggtgctgccgcagacTAGAGTGGCGCGAAAGAGCcccacgcagcagcaaaaatCGCCAGCAGAAACGGCGaagcccaccaccaccaagtTGGCAGATGTTCCTGTGGAAGCAAGCAACGAGACGCAAGGACAAGAGGAATCCGCACGACGCGAGTATGAGGAGCGCGTTATTACGAAGGTGTTTCACGAGGCGCTCTACGGACCACAGATGCACTTGCAGGACGCCTACCAGCGCACCGATCTCTCACTGCCGTGGACGAACTTCACGCTCACTTTTCGTGAGGTGATTGACTACATCTTCTTCTCCGAAGACTCTTTAGAAGTCCTTCGCACAGTGCCCATTCCTCCAGAGGCCGAGCTGGCAGAGAACTTTGCCTTGCCGAACAAGAAATATCCGTCCGACCACATCGCCCTTGTTGCAGACCTCGCCTTTACGACGTAG